The following proteins come from a genomic window of Macadamia integrifolia cultivar HAES 741 chromosome 14, SCU_Mint_v3, whole genome shotgun sequence:
- the LOC122060613 gene encoding protein SIEVE ELEMENT OCCLUSION B-like, with protein sequence ISLCEHCGGGGDDDAEEKKHAEAYLTLVRLFETIHIDNMKILKALIYAKDDLHPLLEGLTKKRVGVDVLRRKNVLLLISDLDISQEELSILEQMYKESRDQPTRPESQYEVVWLPVVDRNFPWTQEKQKEFDRLQSRMPWYSVHHPSLIDPAVIKYIQDVWHFNKKPILVVLDPQGRVANPNALHMMWIWGSLAFPFTSMREEALWREETWRLELLVDGIDPQILNWITEDKFICLYGGEDIDWIRKFTKAAKGVATTAHIPFEMVYVGKSNPRDRVKRNNNIITTEKLSNCWPDLTSIWFFWIRLESMWHSKMQHGKTIENDHIMQEIVTMLTFDGSEQGWVLISKGSGNMAKAKGDTILSCLQQFDKWKDNVDRMGFLPAIHDYLQQLHTPNHCSRLILPGTVGRIPEMVVCAECGRPMEKFLMYRCCTD encoded by the exons ATTTCTTTATGTGAACActgcggtggtggtggtgatgatgatgcAGAGGAGAAGAAACATGCCGAAGCTTATCTAACACTTGTGCGACTCTTTGAAACGATCCACATTGACAATATGAAGATTCTTAAAGCATTGATTTACGCTAAAGATGATCTACATCCACTTCTTGAAGGCCTCACCAAGAAAcgg GTTGGTGTTGATGTTCTGAGGAGGAAAAATGTGTTACTACTGATATCGGATTTGGATATCTCCCAAGAAGAGCTTTCGATTCTGGAGCAGATGTACAAAGAATCCCGAGACCAGCCAACAAGGCCAGAGTCTCAGTACGAAGTGGTTTGGCTCCCAGTGGTGGACAGAAATTTTCCATggacacaagaaaaacaaaaagagtttGATCGATTGCAGTCGAGGATGCCATGGTACTCTGTGCACCACCCTTCTTTGATCGATCCAGCTGTGATTAAATACATCCAAGATGTGTGGCACTTCAACAAGAAGCCCATCTTGGTGGTGTTAGATCCACAAGGCAGGGTCGCCAACCCTAATGCTCTCCACATGATGTGGATCTGGGGAAGCCTTGCCTTCCCTTTCACTAGCATGAGGGAGGAAGCCCTCTGGAGGGAGGAGACTTGGAGACTTGAACTCCTAGTTGATGGCATTGACCCACAGATACTAAATTGG ATAACCGAGGACAAATTCATCTGCTTATATGGAGGGGAAGACATTGATTGGATAAGAAAATTCACAAAGGCAGCAAAAGGGGTGGCCACGACTGCCCATATTCCATTCGAGATGGTGTACGTGGGGAAGAGCAATCCAAGGGATCGAGTGAAAAGGAACAACAACATCATCACCACAGAAAAGCTAAGCAATTGCTGGCCTGACCTCACATCCATCTGGTTCTTCTGGATCCGACTAGAGAGCATGTGGCACTCTAAGATGCAACATGGGAAGACCATCGAGAATGATCATATAATGCAGGAGATTGTGACCATGCTCACCTTCGATGGTAGCGAACAAGGATGGGTACTGATCAGTAAAGGATCTGGTAACATGGCCAAAGCCAAAGGTGACACGATCCTGAGCTGCCTCCAACAGTTTGATAAGTGGAAGGATAACGTAGACAGAATGGGTTTTCTGCCAGCAATCCATGATTACCTGCAACAGCTGCACACCCCGAATCACTGCAGTCGCCTCATCTTACCGGGCACTGTTGGTCGGATTCCAGAGATGGTGGTTTGTGCCGAGTGTGGCCGACCTATGGAGAAGTTCCTCATGTATCGTTGCTGTACCGATTAG